aggtataaatataattattattttttaaaagaacctactatttaaaaataatagctAGCACTACTCGTATAGATCAATTAAGAAGATAGAAATCAGTACTATCGATCTAGCAACTGCGACCCCATCACGAGCACAAGTACTGCCATTAATCATGGAACAGAATCTGGAGGGCCTGGGCCGAAAGTTCCTTTTGCGTTGATCAAGATGATGGCGGGGGGGGGCTTGATGATCTGCATGAGAAACACTTTGATAACCATTCGTTTTGGAGTCTAGCTTTGATCGATTCATTACATAGACTGTGGAGTTGCCGGAAAGTCTCCGGGAACCTCGGTGCATGCTGCAACGGAAAGAGCCGGGATGGGTGGCGAGGGAGCACATGCATGTTCTTGTTGGAGAACATGTAGCTTTGGTTGCGATGGCTGATGTTTGTGCTCTTGTTCCTGGTTAATATCACTCCATTGGTGCTAAGCTATAAACTGATCAATGCcccataataattaaaaaataaaaaataaaaaataaaaattcaaggTATTATTACCCATCTTTATGCGTAAAACACTTTTTTCTTGCTTGGTTATTTTGGATTGATTATtgttacattcataaaaaattataaaaaataattttataaattgatgtaattttatccaatctattaaatctattttataataaaaataattttataatttgacaaattATATCCAATTACTtcgatttataaaattatttttatataatttttataattagaatatttacCTTTTAGATTTGACCTATCTTGCCATATACGTAGCTTTAAAAGGCGAGCCAAAAATATGTGATCCAAATTAACAAAAGGTGGTACTAGGGCAAGAGAGCTTCGACCATCGTCTGTTAcgcaagatattttattaaaagttagataaaatattattataatataaaattttaattttattttattttaaaatttaaaaaaattaaattatttattatattttatgtaaaaatttaaaaaaattataataattatatggaAAGAAATGAACACTGATACAACGTGCTAATGATCATGATAAAGCAACTTAGATCTTCAAACgcaccttttttttatttttatttttcaagaaattgaGAGCAAAACAATTTGAGCACTCATCATTACAGTCTTTAACAAGCTACCAATAACACAATATATTGTCATCATGACATTCCCACAACCTTCgaaagaacaagaaagaaaagtaagaaATTGCATCAAACCATGCAACTTTCCTAGAGAAGCGTAGAAACTCacagaaactatatatattatatattgctcGTGTCCTAGcgagaaaaaacaaattatgcAAACTATTTCCCGAGAAATCTCAACCCCGAAAGAGAAATTAGTTACCAATCTCAATTCTTAATAACGATAGAGTAAAGTCGATCTAGGCACCTCCGATCGAGCTAGCTACATCGATCGATCTCTATCATGTTCTAGTAATGGTCTTGACTGGAAGAACGCGAGTGCAGCCATAAACTGAACAAAACGCTTGCAATGACATCAAGACCATAAGGCAAATTGCGGCAAGAAATGTGAGAAATTGCCAAGAACCAAACAcgtaaatattgaaataattgcCAGCTTTAACAATCCATCTGCGGCTGTGATGCTTGTTCACATCTTCAATCACCTTGTCTAAGAATGGCACTTTTGTCAATCTGATCGACTTGCTCATTCCGTTGCATAGGTTTGTCACCTCTTCATCGCTCTTCAAACGGTTCAAAATGATACCTCTTGCTCTAAGTGCTTTCACATCCTCCTCAGTGTCAATAATTCCATTCATCAGTTCAGTGTAACGCGTAAAAACCAATGGACCTGATGCAATCGAAGCTTCATATGCTACTAAGTTTCTCAAAGTCACCTCCGAGTTAACATCTAAGCTAACGGTGGGGAGGTAAAATGTGACTGTCTTTGCGTCAAAAGCAATGCTTGAAATGCTGCCATTTGTGGGTGAGAAACGGATCCCTGATTTTATAAGTTCTGTCACAGAGGGGATTGTGATTTCCTCTACCGATGGTGGTTTGCTTATGCTGTCCTCTGAGCTTGAAGACTTATTTTCTGGCTTGACTGCTTCTTTATTTTGGGAAAAAAGCAACTCCACGGGTTGTTTTAAGATGCTGAATCCAGGAAGGTTAGAGAGGATAGTCCAAGGCAATTTTATGATGACTTTTACGGGTCTAGACACGAGTACCTTCTTGATAAGATGTATAGGGCCGACGTCTAATTTCGAAAGCAGCTTCCAAACCTCATCTAGGAGTTGTTTCACGTAACCTCGGTCTGCAGAAGAGTTTTCATCCCCTTGCATGCCTTCATTATGTTCCCCTGCAGCTTCGGTGATTTCCGGTACTGGGTCCTCCAACTTGGGCACGATCGTCTCGTACAAAAAGTCTAGCAAATGGGCGCTCTGGGAGAGTTGAACCTTTGGCAGGTTTCCCCCCACCTTAAAAGGTGAAACAGCTCTGCATAACCCCATTAGCATTGAAAGCAACAGATCATCGGCAGACTCTAGGGATGATAGCTGGAATTCTAGCATCTTCCTCAATACAAACAAAGGGATTTGATTCTCGAGCATTACCACGTCTCTGAGAATTGCGTTATGCGCTGACTTCATTCCTGCTGGTCAACCAAGTGTGACATCCTGGAAGAAATTCTTGCTAGCACCTTTCCTTCGTGGGTGGCGTAAGTTTGAAGGAACTCGAGCAGGAATGACCCATCTACAGCCATCAGCCTTGCTAACGTCTCACTATTGCAATCCAAATACTTGTGATAGCACGCTCGGATCTTGTGGTCAAGCCGCATCAATTGATCAACAAGATTTTGGAACTTAAGGTCTTTGAGTTGCTTTTGAATTCTCTTTGCTGCCGCCAGCTTATACCTCCGCATCTCATACAGCTCTGGACGCCAGGAGTGGTAAGGACCGAGAGCAACTTCCTGTGGAATATAATAATCTGGATCAGTGGCCAGAAGAGCTTTGGGGACATTGAAAATGCAAACGAGGATTTCCTCATCATCCTCGAGGTCTGATTCAAGGGTTCGACGGATCTGAATGATCCATTGCACCTCATCAATTTTGGGATCAGATTGAGAATATGGCACGGTGGATTGGGAAGAAGACATTATGTTGACTGTTGTGAAGGAGATCGAAGCTTTTGACTGTTTTGATGCATTCAGTGATGATGGGAGTTAGAAAATATCAGAACAGGTTTTTTATTGGCATAATTTCCCACATGCctctatatttaaataataccAAATGCGTTGCTCACGCTCATAACATTGCACAGCTCTCAGGAGTAACTTTCATGTCTGGCCCGGACTGGCCATTTGTGTTGTGATATTCTCATTCTATTGGAAAAAAAGTTGCAGGGTAACAGGTTTGTTTTGCTTTAGAACAGGGCTCATGGATTAAACGTGGAATGCTTATGATTGGATGTTGGGGGTCAAAAGGGAAGTCATCGTTTTCTGACGTTTGCCTAAAATACGGAGAGcgataatacattaatatgaaaaatatttctactccgacacattatttttttattaaatatatgatatataaataatgagtagaagaattcgattaatttaaaaataaaataaataaataaatataatatgtagcGTATAAGATTATACGTAACAAAACTCTATTAACATAATATTCTCTTGGTTCTCCCACGCTGTTGAGAAACCCCTCGATCGAGGAATATGTGTTTTGACATGACTTTGGTATTTAAAAACGGTACGAGTTAATACATATCGATAATGGCTTTTAAAATGCAATGATTGTTCAGAATATTATGGAGGTTTTGTAAGAAAGCctagatttaattatatttaacagCTTCGGCCATATTGAAAAAGTACAAAGAGGGAGACGGCCACTAAAGGGATTTTCCGTTCAATTTGTAATATAAGCGAagtatgtattatttttattcatcaagAGTTTGGTCATACGTTACCCTTATACGATGAGTCTTGCAGCAAGAGACATTGACATGTTGGAGACAAGAACCATCACTAACAGAAAAAGGGCAAAAATTTCTGTCTGTTATACGTTTGTTTTTGGTGCAAACCTatagtgtttttttctttttttaaattaaaaatgtttttcatttcaCGTAAAATTTTAGGACTATGCAGTCACCTTTTCTTTGGACTTTAACACAAAGGAACAACAATGCTGTAACCTGTCTAACTTGCCTTGCAAACTTATGCAAACCATGGTCAATGATGAGTAATGCCACCATATTTGACAATTTCACATTTTGCACGCTTCCTTTGGTTGGCAAGTGATCAACTTATCCTGGGTTGCATATGATAATTCCCAAGCATGCGACCCTTTTGTTGCTGTTGGAAGCGAGCCACAATTGTTTGGAAAACTGCATTCCTGATGGTTGCCAAAGAGCCTCTTCTAATGGTTAAAAGGTTGCGCACTAAAATAGCAGATGGATACAGGTTTAAAAATGTAAAGATCTCATCTCACTGACCTTAGAATCAAATGTCTTCTCTGCTTTATGGCTCCAACTTTCTGCATGAAAACAGAAACCAGCTTCTGAGCATCATAAGCTACTTGCACTGTGTGAGAGTAtttttgctgaaaaaaaaaaccttcttgTTAACCAAATACTCCAACATCTTACAGCTGGGACCATATTGTAGCTGCCTCCAAAATAGCAGAAAATTCAAGAAACATAGTTTGATTACTCAAACTTGCAGAGAAGAGACCGGCCACCCTGATTTTATGAAGGCACGTGAGGAATGGTTTCAGATGCTCGCAAAAGTGCACAAGCTTCACCGAACATGCCTGCCCTACACCCCCAGTGCATTTGCTCATCTGGTGCACTGCAGTCTACCCCAGAGGTTCATCTGTACAAACTGAAGGCAAGCATTAATTTAGGAGGCCATTGTTACAAGCTGGTTCGGGAGCTATAGTGCTATACTGAATCATTTAAGTGTAAGAAAAGAAACCACGGGGGAGGAATAAATagattcccccccccccaaaaaaaaaaccaaacaaaaaaaaaagaaaagaaaagctcaCTGTCAATTATGAGAACGGAACTTGTTCATACCCAAAAAGTAGCAATATATTCTTCATCAGGATTCAGAACTCTGAAGTAAACTTGTTCCACTTTTCTGaaaaacaaatttctcaaatttcattcattttcttccatGTCACAGATTCTGGATCAGAGCAAGCTCACTGTCAGATTCATTTTCTGCCAATTATGTATCAACACCGCCCTCATAAATTCTGCTTCTTAAAAGCTGCTGTCAAGAGATTCTCCACCTGCAAGCTTTCTCCCAAGCTCAACCCTTGGTTTAGCTGAAAACCCTTTGGCTAACATCTCTTCATCATACTTGCGGGCCATATCTACCATTCCTTTCTCCACCAAAGCATCAATCAGAGCCTTGTAAGCAGACCCATCCGGACTACAACCAAGTTCCTCCATCTTCTTCCACACAATAAAAACCGGTCGAAGAAACCCCCATCTCCCAAATTTTCTCAGAAGCATCACGTAAGTGTCCATCCCAGGACGAATCCCACTTTCAATCATCTTATCAAACAGTAGAAGAATCTCTCTAGGCTTCTCAAGACACCTGAAAATGCAATTGTATGTAATGACATTCGGAAAGCAACCTGTCTCATGCATTTGATTGAGCCACCCAGAAGCCTCCTTATACCTCCCATTTTCACAGAGGAgctttataattgtattataagTCACAACATTAGGCTTACAACCCAAGTCCCTCATTTCCCTAAACACCCGAACCGAAAAATCCACACCGTCCGAAAGACCAATAGCATGAATTATCGTATTATATGCCACCACATCCAACCTTAGCCCCTTAGTCTTCATCTCCTTGTACAGCTTCACAGCCTTCCATGGTTTTCCGCTCTTGCACattatatccatatatatagtatatgaatGCAAATCTTTAGAAACACCCTTTTTATCCATCTCTTCCCAAAACTCTCTACACTTTCCCCACCACCCCATCTTCAACCACCCGCGAAGAATCATATTATGAATCTTCGTACTGTTTACAATGATATTGAACTTCTTGTCCTTCCCAAAACACAGTTCTTGGGCCTCAATTACATGCTTATACTCGCATAAAGCATCAATAAGATTAGAAAATGACATCTCATCCCTCAAATCAAAGTCTTCTAATGAATCATACATGTCGATAGCTTCTTTAACCAAATGTGCACATATATAGCGCTTAAACAGTATGCGAAACGTGGTATGGTTTGGCCTCGATAATGGGTTTGTTTTCATTCGTCGAATTAAATCCCAAGAGAGCTCGAATTCGAAGAACTTACCAAGAATGTCAAGCATACGGTTGTAAGTAGCAGCGTTGTGTTGGAAACGGAAATGGGTTTCGACCCAGTTGAAAAACTCGAAAGCGCGCTTCCAATCGTTGCAGTAGGAGGAGAGGGTCTCACAGACAGTGGTGGGGTCTGAGTAGGGTTCTGGGAGGTTGGGGTGGGAAGAAGAAATGGGTTCGGTGGAGAAACATTGAGGAAAGGGAAAAACGAGGGATTGAGTGCGGGAGAGAAGAGGGAAGAGCTTAAAGCGTCTAGAGAAGATTGAAGGAAGCATTCTTGTCCGTGAGTTTCGCTCAGTTCTGAAAGCCAGGAGCAGCGTGGTTTGGGACCTTTGGGTTTTGGTCAATTGGCTCTGCAGCTCcaaaatttatgagaaattgttTGCTTAGTTTGAAGAgtgagattataatttttattttcatatgaaagtttaaaatattaatttaaaatattattattattttaagatttagatttcatttagatcatcaactcatttcaatttatctcaactcattattataattttttcagattttaatataaaatataataaacaattcaattttttcaaatttcaaaataataataatattaaaaaataatattctaaaaatattttattatttcaattcaactcacttcaatatctaaacgcaatcttaaaaaaattgaattagaatttaaaaaaaattaaattatttattatattttatataagaatttaaaaaagttgttaaATCTCATCTTGTCTTTGCTCCCAAACCCGctaaataaatttgtttagatgagttgagatgaattgagatggtttataaatagtataataaaatttaaattatttattatatttatgtaaaaatttaaaaaaaattataataataaaataatataaattaaattgaattttgaatacaaacgCCACCTAATATTATTTCTGGGTTGGGCTTAGCCGCTTAGGTGTCCTAAAGAGGCATAATTTATGAAAGTATTGATATACacagtatatttttaaaatatatttaaaattattataaaaaatattgtatataaataatttttctttatcaaatcAAGACTGCGTGTTAACTTGCTGTATCAGAGGCCGCATTAGTTTGGTAAATTAGAATGGCTCTTTCTGAAAGTTAATAAAGCAATAAATTCATTGCGATTGTACCGCCACGGCAGCCATTTTTCGATTGAAAGTCACTTGTTGGTAGGTCTGTGCAAGAAACCGATTGACCCGGCCCGTCCGTTAATCTCGATCCGACCTGACCTGACAAATCAATTTTAACTAATGTTCAAGTTCGACCCGTACAACCCGACGACCCACCTCTTTAAAAACTCAAGCTCACATTTTTATCCTCTATGAATGAAACCCTAGCCAGTTCTCTTCCTCACGATACAATTCACCATCGCCTCTGTTTGTTCCCCTTCACGGTTTCAACGGCACACGGTATTTCTTTTACCACTCTCGTTGATTCTCTTCTTCCATGTCTTTACCCATTTCAACTTTCTCTCATTTTGCAGACTCCAACCGTTTGAATAAGTGCGAAATCACCGACGCGAAGAGTACGAAACCTTAGCTAGAGCTTTAGATCTGGGTGAAGAAGTTGTTGATGCGATTCCATAATAAGCGAATATGGGCTATCTACAACACTCGGCAATTGGGTAAGAAAGTATAGGGATGTTCTGGTCAAAGATCCCGTGTGCTATCGAAACCGTGAAGCTCTGCAACAGATCTCCATCCCGCTAGTCcttctcgatctctctctctctctgctgcTTTTCTCCGTTGCTTTCTTCCGCAACTCTAGGTGAAGTATTCCACAAAACCCGACGGAAATCACCAGCGCAAAGAGG
Above is a genomic segment from Juglans microcarpa x Juglans regia isolate MS1-56 chromosome 1D, Jm3101_v1.0, whole genome shotgun sequence containing:
- the LOC121259631 gene encoding pentatricopeptide repeat-containing protein At1g80550, mitochondrial yields the protein MLPSIFSRRFKLFPLLSRTQSLVFPFPQCFSTEPISSSHPNLPEPYSDPTTVCETLSSYCNDWKRAFEFFNWVETHFRFQHNAATYNRMLDILGKFFEFELSWDLIRRMKTNPLSRPNHTTFRILFKRYICAHLVKEAIDMYDSLEDFDLRDEMSFSNLIDALCEYKHVIEAQELCFGKDKKFNIIVNSTKIHNMILRGWLKMGWWGKCREFWEEMDKKGVSKDLHSYTIYMDIMCKSGKPWKAVKLYKEMKTKGLRLDVVAYNTIIHAIGLSDGVDFSVRVFREMRDLGCKPNVVTYNTIIKLLCENGRYKEASGWLNQMHETGCFPNVITYNCIFRCLEKPREILLLFDKMIESGIRPGMDTYVMLLRKFGRWGFLRPVFIVWKKMEELGCSPDGSAYKALIDALVEKGMVDMARKYDEEMLAKGFSAKPRVELGRKLAGGESLDSSF
- the LOC121248052 gene encoding LOW QUALITY PROTEIN: putative UPF0481 protein At3g02645 (The sequence of the model RefSeq protein was modified relative to this genomic sequence to represent the inferred CDS: inserted 1 base in 1 codon); amino-acid sequence: MSSSQSTVPYSQSDPKIDEVQWIIQIRRTLESDLEDDEEILVCIFNVPKALLATDPDYYIPQEVALGPYHSWRPELYEMRRYKLAAAKRIQKQLKDLKFQNLVDQLMRLDHKIRACYHKYLDCNSETLARLMAVDGSFLLEFLQTYATHEGKVLARISSRMSHLVDXAGMKSAHNAILRDVVMLENQIPLFVLRKMLEFQLSSLESADDLLLSMLMGLCRAVSPFKVGGNLPKVQLSQSAHLLDFLYETIVPKLEDPVPEITEAAGEHNEGMQGDENSSADRGYVKQLLDEVWKLLSKLDVGPIHLIKKVLVSRPVKVIIKLPWTILSNLPGFSILKQPVELLFSQNKEAVKPENKSSSSEDSISKPPSVEEITIPSVTELIKSGIRFSPTNGSISSIAFDAKTVTFYLPTVSLDVNSEVTLRNLVAYEASIASGPLVFTRYTELMNGIIDTEEDVKALRARGIILNRLKSDEEVTNLCNGMSKSIRLTKVPFLDKVIEDVNKHHSRRWIVKAGNYFNIYVFGSWQFLTFLAAICLMVLMSLQAFCSVYGCTRVLPVKTITRT